From a single Planctellipticum variicoloris genomic region:
- a CDS encoding ferritin-like domain-containing protein, whose amino-acid sequence MELRTFAERVLLSESLEVKLERVREPFTDDSPGPALRILEPGRPANLKFAPRRTAPAMPHPETFGDPRRRAIAHHIMANHELQALEVMAWVLLTFPEAPTEFRLGMARVMEDEQRHTRMHMERGATLGIAFGELPVNCYIWKKALQFASILDYLAGLPLTFEGRNLDHTVEFEGFFLKVDDPKSAAMMRAIHKDEIEHVRFGIEWLRRLKPAHLSDWEAYTQHLQWPLRPEKSVGDDFQAEARRAAGLSEDFLQKLQQSSGKDVTGEADA is encoded by the coding sequence ATGGAACTGCGGACGTTTGCGGAGCGGGTGCTGCTGTCGGAGTCGCTGGAGGTCAAACTCGAACGGGTGCGAGAGCCGTTCACGGATGATTCGCCGGGGCCGGCGCTGCGGATACTGGAACCCGGCAGACCGGCCAATCTGAAGTTTGCTCCCCGGCGGACAGCGCCTGCGATGCCGCATCCGGAGACTTTCGGCGATCCGCGACGGCGTGCGATTGCGCATCACATCATGGCGAATCATGAGCTGCAGGCGCTCGAAGTGATGGCCTGGGTCCTGTTGACGTTTCCCGAAGCGCCGACGGAGTTTCGCCTGGGAATGGCGCGGGTCATGGAGGACGAACAGCGCCACACGCGGATGCATATGGAGCGGGGGGCGACGCTCGGAATTGCGTTCGGCGAGCTGCCGGTGAATTGCTACATCTGGAAGAAGGCTCTGCAGTTTGCCAGCATCCTGGACTACCTGGCGGGGTTGCCGCTGACGTTTGAAGGGCGGAACCTGGATCATACGGTTGAGTTTGAAGGCTTTTTTCTGAAGGTCGACGATCCCAAGAGCGCGGCGATGATGCGGGCGATCCACAAGGACGAAATCGAGCACGTCCGGTTCGGGATCGAATGGCTGCGGAGACTCAAACCCGCGCATCTCAGCGACTGGGAGGCGTACACGCAGCACCTGCAGTGGCCGCTCCGGCCGGAGAAGTCGGTCGGAGACGACTTTCAGGCTGAAGCCCGCCGGGCGGCCGGGCTGAGCGAAGACTTCCTCCAGAAGCTGCAACAGTCTTCAGGCAAAGACGTTACGGGCGAAGCCGACGCGTAG
- the rimO gene encoding 30S ribosomal protein S12 methylthiotransferase RimO, with protein sequence MNQLPIFDPSASQIPDESRISKGTYAFVSLGCPKNLVDSEKMLGTLALDGYALVSEPSGADFVIVNTCGFIESSREESKSVIREMLDLKRTGQTRGVIVAGCLPERIGPALLDELPEIDHIVGVFGRDEINRVADHLIGGAREQRELFRPAPVKAMDDRARLRITPNHYAYLKISEGCDRTCTFCSIPKMRGKHITKPIEMVIAEARELAADGVKELILVAQDTTYYGLDLYGRVRLMELLKELEQVDGIEWIRLMYLYPINFTDALIDTIAGSSKILPYLDMPLQHINDTMLKRMQRRVNGAQTIELVGKLRERIPNLVMRTTFVVGFPGETDAQFEELKDFVRETRFERMGAFPYSLEPGTPAVKLPDHLPEEVKIARRDELMALQQQIAFECQESLVGYELDALIDEEVGDGVWSGRFFCDAPEIDGVVYVSGENLQVGQFVPVEIVERRDYDLVGVAIAADAEETPAAAAVPAVSLPIVSPE encoded by the coding sequence ATGAATCAATTGCCGATTTTCGATCCATCCGCTTCTCAGATTCCTGATGAGTCCAGAATCTCAAAGGGCACTTACGCCTTCGTCAGCCTGGGCTGCCCCAAGAACCTCGTCGACAGCGAGAAAATGCTGGGGACGCTGGCGCTCGACGGGTACGCCCTCGTCTCCGAGCCGTCGGGAGCCGATTTCGTCATCGTCAACACCTGCGGGTTCATTGAGTCCTCCCGCGAGGAGTCGAAATCGGTCATCCGCGAGATGCTCGACCTCAAGCGGACCGGGCAGACGCGGGGGGTGATCGTCGCCGGCTGCCTGCCGGAGCGGATCGGGCCGGCTCTGCTGGATGAACTGCCCGAGATCGATCACATCGTCGGCGTCTTCGGCCGGGATGAGATCAACCGAGTGGCCGACCACCTGATCGGCGGGGCCCGCGAGCAGCGGGAGCTGTTCCGGCCGGCTCCGGTCAAGGCGATGGACGACCGGGCCAGGCTGCGGATTACGCCGAATCACTACGCCTATCTGAAGATCTCCGAAGGCTGCGACCGGACCTGCACGTTCTGCTCGATCCCCAAGATGCGCGGCAAGCACATCACCAAGCCGATCGAAATGGTCATCGCGGAGGCCAGAGAACTCGCGGCGGACGGCGTCAAGGAACTGATCCTCGTCGCCCAGGACACGACCTACTACGGACTCGATCTGTACGGCAGAGTCCGGCTGATGGAGCTGCTGAAAGAGCTGGAGCAGGTCGATGGGATCGAGTGGATCCGGCTGATGTACCTGTATCCGATCAATTTCACAGACGCGCTGATTGACACGATCGCCGGTTCGTCGAAGATTTTGCCGTACCTCGACATGCCGCTGCAGCACATCAACGACACGATGCTCAAGCGGATGCAGCGCCGGGTGAACGGAGCGCAGACGATCGAGCTGGTCGGCAAGCTGCGGGAGCGGATCCCGAACCTGGTGATGCGAACGACCTTCGTCGTGGGCTTCCCCGGCGAGACCGACGCCCAGTTCGAGGAACTCAAGGACTTCGTCCGGGAGACGCGCTTCGAGCGCATGGGAGCTTTTCCGTACTCGCTGGAGCCGGGGACGCCGGCAGTGAAACTGCCCGATCATTTGCCGGAAGAGGTGAAGATTGCCCGGCGGGACGAGCTGATGGCGCTGCAGCAGCAGATTGCGTTCGAGTGCCAGGAATCGCTGGTCGGCTACGAGCTCGACGCTCTGATCGACGAGGAAGTCGGCGACGGCGTCTGGTCCGGGCGATTCTTCTGCGATGCTCCCGAAATTGACGGCGTGGTTTACGTTTCGGGCGAGAACCTGCAGGTGGGGCAGTTCGTCCCGGTGGAGATCGTCGAGCGGCGGGATTACGATCTGGTCGGCGTCGCGATTGCTGCGGACGCCGAGGAGACCCCGGCGGCGGCTGCCGTCCCGGCGGTCTCGCTGCCGATCGTTTCTCCCGAATGA
- the pgsA gene encoding CDP-diacylglycerol--glycerol-3-phosphate 3-phosphatidyltransferase has product MSTAPREQSLNVPNAITIARLALSLVLFGLMSAGIEWTWCAGLFVFAVLTDILDGWIARKWKLVTTLGRILDPFADKFITGGAFLFLLIHKDSGVNPWMVLIVIGREMLVTSLRGFLEQRGADFSASASGKLKMFLQCAAATMAMLSLDPLFKDLPWFAVTRDVSLWTMVAVTVWSGYVYVIRAIKLIAGGA; this is encoded by the coding sequence ATGAGCACCGCCCCGCGTGAGCAATCGCTGAATGTGCCGAACGCAATCACGATTGCGAGGCTGGCGCTGTCGCTGGTGCTGTTCGGGCTGATGTCCGCGGGGATCGAGTGGACCTGGTGCGCCGGGCTGTTCGTGTTTGCGGTGCTGACCGACATTCTGGACGGCTGGATCGCCCGCAAATGGAAGCTGGTGACGACGCTGGGGCGGATTCTGGATCCGTTTGCGGACAAGTTCATCACCGGGGGCGCGTTCCTGTTTCTGCTGATCCACAAGGACTCGGGCGTCAATCCGTGGATGGTGCTGATCGTGATCGGGCGCGAGATGCTGGTCACCAGCCTGCGCGGTTTTCTGGAGCAGCGGGGAGCGGACTTTTCGGCGTCGGCCAGCGGCAAGCTGAAGATGTTTCTGCAGTGCGCGGCGGCGACGATGGCGATGCTGTCGCTCGATCCGCTGTTCAAAGATCTGCCCTGGTTTGCAGTGACTCGCGACGTGTCGCTGTGGACGATGGTCGCGGTGACGGTGTGGAGCGGGTACGTCTATGTGATCCGCGCGATCAAGCTGATTGCAGGCGGGGCGTAA
- a CDS encoding DUF6980 family protein codes for MKPYCCWGMTKQFEIESDDERLIVFVEGLELYGLLDRKDHSGCIPIGFCPWCGARLPLPSQFESDTPFESKDR; via the coding sequence ATGAAGCCATATTGCTGCTGGGGTATGACGAAGCAATTTGAGATCGAGTCGGATGACGAACGGTTGATCGTGTTCGTTGAAGGACTCGAACTGTACGGGTTGCTGGACCGGAAGGACCACAGTGGCTGTATACCGATCGGTTTCTGTCCGTGGTGCGGAGCAAGACTCCCACTCCCGAGCCAGTTCGAATCGGACACTCCGTTCGAAAGCAAAGATCGCTGA